The Mus musculus strain 129S1/SvImJ chromosome X genomic scaffold, GRCm38.p6 alternate locus group 129S1/SvImJ 129S1/SVIMJ_MMCHRX_CTG7 genomic interval TTGAAGACTATGTAAATGGAATGCTCTCACATTTTTCATAAATCAGCCCAACAGTTCTGCTTAATGTGTCCTTGAACTGGAGGATACTTTGTGCATTGATTAAATTGAGGCTTTAAATGATTTCTTGTAGAGAAATCAAGCaatacttttgaaaatatttttgtacattttGGAAAATCTCTCTAACTGTGTTATACATTTAAAGTACAAGTATCAGGTTTTCAAATTACAGTGGTAGCTGCTATAAATTTCCACTAACAAGAAGGAGTGGAATACCCTTGGTTTTTTAAAGGGTGGCTATATGTTGGTACCAAAGATTTTTCTAACAGGAGTGCAGTAGTATTTACCTTATTAACTgaacaataaatatttataaggatTTTCAATACAGGGCCCAGTAAGAAAACTCtaaatgaaaggaagagaaagtatgGGGTGAGTGTAAATAAAACTGTCCAACACATTGAGTGGAATGTTGACCACTTTTTGAAAGTCCAGCATGAGCGAAGGTAAGACTCTGGGCTTTCCTATTTTATACATTTCTTAGTACTTGGGAATAAACCAGTTGCTAAGGACTAGctgatattttctgtttgttggaGCCTCTGGTCAAAACTTAGTACGGCTTGGGTACTCCTTTTAGCTTATACTGCCACATTATAGCCAGAGTAAGCTGTATTGCTTAGCTGTCAGTAaggatgaccttttttttttttttggtctagtcAATTTAATATATTTGAACTTATTCACCATAAAGAATTTGTGTCTGACCCTTGAATGTGATGTCCAGGTTAACATTGAGTATCTCAAAACACATTCCATATAGCAGATACTCAAtcatatggaaaaaaagagatgaaTCTTGTAGAAGAATAATCTATACATTTATGGAACAGAGTTGACCCTTTAGTAAATTACAAATATGCAAAAGTATGCCCTGCCTTAAAGTGAGGAAGAGTGGGTAAACCTCTGCAGAATTCTCTGATGGTCATGGGTATGCATCCTCACAGAACCAATTCTTCAGCAGGAGAAAATAAAGGAGAAGCTgtgcttctcaggaagatgaaTACTTGTGGAATGTTACTCAGATACTAATTAATTACACTTCTCCCTAAGATTTATAAACCTAAGGTATTTGAAGTGACTTCCTTCTAATCcaacaggaaacagaaactgTTAGTGTAAAACCACAAAATCCACCTATTTTCCATTTCCCTGTCAGAATATTTTAGATGCCCTTTCCCAGTCTTCCCTCTGAAGCTTTAGTGAGGGCACGTCAGTCATGCTTGGTTTGGATGGGCTTTCTTCATGTCGAGAAGGAATATCACAGTGTTCACCGTTGTCTTCTACAGGCAGGAACTTTATAAGGACTATTCTCATCAGTTTTTGACTTTGGTTATGATGTGGAATATAGATGTAGACCAAATCAAGAAACAGGCTGGAAAACTCTCTGTGAGTATCAGGCTTACCTTTAAAGGAGTCCATTTCCTCAGCATCAGAGGTAGCAACACAGGCTTCCTGCAGCAGGTCTGGAGGGAAGGGGCagcacatgagctctgggagacaAGGAGGGTGGTTGATGTGGAGGGGAGAAACTGGCCATCCTCCCTGACTTGGTTTTTTATCTCCCTTCTGTGGGAAGATGACAAGGGTAATGATGGGTTAGGAGCCCGCATGGTACAGGCATGGGGGGATGAGCAGGTACTGTCTGCAGAGtgcaggaggaggtatgggattgtATCCTGAGAGGGGACCCTTCAGGATCGACACAGTGGAGATGCCAAAGAGTAGGAGGGCCCCACGTAGCCTTCTGACACAGTGATCAGGGATGCGGAGTGAGAGCAGTTCATGGGGCTGTGGAGAAGCAGGTGGAGACTTAGCTGCCAGTGTGGTTGGAGTTCAGACAGGCCCTGTcccagaggagaagagggaaaggttcCCATGCAGTGATGGATGGACCTGCGATGGTGACTGAGTCACCTTTAGCCTGGAGATGAGAATGGGCTTTGGGGGACTGGTAACTGGACTCAGTGCTGTCTCTGGGGGCTCTTTCTTCCTGGTGGAGGATGGAGCTGCTCCCTGGGGATTCTGACTTCCAAAGGTGGGGAAGCAGAAGGGGAACTACTAAGGGGTATGGAGATGCTGTCCAGCCCAGCTCAGGTCAGGAGCGTGGACTCTGGAATCCCACCAAGTGGATCGCAGTCACCGTCCAGTCTCTTGCTAGTTATGCTCACtcagaaaaataatttacatctgtgccttagtttcttgggagtggaaggagagaagaagtccATATGTATCGGAAAGAATTTTGTCAAAGATTTGTTTTAGATGTGTATCCTTATATTGGTACAGGGCAGTATCTGAAGTCAGTCTTAAAGAATATAACCCTGTTAGTGTGGCACTGTGTGCTCTAGTCTTTCTGGAAAGGCCAAAAtgccccccctgcttctatgatagtgctcacccacccacccactcctgcctcactgccctagcattccagTCATATGAAGCGAATCAAATGTCAAAATGTCAAAAATACTTGTTTCAAACTATCGTGTCTAGATGAaatatggaattatttttgctaAGCTGCCATTTTAATGAAATGTCATTAATTGCTTTATGTTTGTAGGATATACTTGATGAGCAACAGAAGCTTTTTCAACAATTTCAAAGTATTCATATGCAGAAAATAGAAGAATTTAAGGAGTTATGTGATCGACACTTGAAGGTGTGTTGGTCATCTTCTTTTGAGGGCAAATAAAAACACTGGCTCTCTTTCCTTCCATACTGGGGTTCATTGATAGTGTTCAtacctttttttccattttttattaggtatttagcttatttacatttccaatgctataccaaaagtcccccatacccacccacccccactttcctacccacccactccccctttttggccctggcgttcccctgtactggggcatataaagtttgcgtgtccaatgggcctctctttccagtgatggctgactaggccatcttttgatacatatgcagctagagtcaagagctccggggtactggttagttcataatattgttccacctatagggttgcagatccctttagctccttgggtactttctctagctcctccattgggagccctgtgatccatccattagctgactgtgagcatccacttctgtgtttgctaggccccagcatagtctcacaagagacagctacatctgggtcctttcgataaaatcttgctagtatatgcaatggtgtcagcgtttggatgctgattatggggtggatccctggatatggcaatctctacatggtccatcctttcatctcagctccaaactttgtctctttagctccttccatgggtgttttgttcccaattctaaggaggggcatagtgtccacacttcagtcttcattcttcttgagtttcatgtgtttagcaaattgtatcttatatcttgggtatcctaggtttggggctaatatccacttatcagtgagtacatattgtgtgagttcctttgtgaatgtgttacctcactcaggatgatgccctccaggtccatccatttggctaggaatttcataaattcattctttttaatagctgagtagtactccattgtgtagatgtaccacattttctgtatccattcctctgttgaggggcatctgggttcttttcagcttctggctattataaataaggctgctatgaacatagtggacgtcttcattctttttttagtgTTACCATGTCAGGTAAATCTAACTACTAACTGAGTGTCTCCTTTAAGGATTCATTCATGGTTGTGGGTTCCTTTCAAAGCAGGAGTTGATACATTGGTAACATTGCCCAAAGTTATACTTACTGTTTTGGGGGAAGTTCTGATTTTTATAGCATGGCTTTCTCCCATAATCAGATTTCTTTTGGACAGTGACAAATCAATGTAGGAAGTCTATACACCCTTTGTTTCTTGACTCCTTGTGCTTTCTGCATTATTGAACTGTAATTATATTTTTTCCTGTGGACAATTACAATGGTAAGACAAGGCCCATCAGCATGATGAGGCAAAACTGTAAGTGAAGATAACAGTATATTGAGAATTAGCTACTGTTTTCAATGCATCCTATCCAATTCTTCTCAGCCTCATTGAACTTGGCCAAGTACATTTATATAGTTATTCTGGAATTAATTAACTGTTGTACGCTCAGATTCATTTTCTGGGTTGTTGTTTAATGCCTTGTGTTCCTGTTGAATTTCCTTCATCCAGGCTAATTGATATAGGTCCAAACAGCCGCGTGGAAAGAATTTATTCCATGTTCTGTAATACTTGGTGTACACTGGGATACATGTATGCAGAGCAGCCAATTTGAAGTGCTTCTGAGTCGTGGGTATCAGGCTGTAGTCCTTGTGGGGGGAAGCTTTACAAATTCACACTGCAGGTTTGAGGTAGCTGTTAGTCTAATCCTCAGTCAGGGCTGCACTTCCTGAGTACTCTCCATTCTCTGTGTATGGTAATACTGCAGACTGCTCAGACATCTCCCCCGCCCCTGTCTTCCTCCAACTTtctgttcctccctcctcttcctttctcttccttctcctctgtcatcATCTTTAACttcttcatattttcttccttttccccttcctccccacacccactccaatgtGTACGCATTTCCTATTCTGCCTATAAGATTTTGTTATTATATCCAGATTGCACAGTATAGCATCACCATACAGTCATGCTTCTCCagtctcttcttttgttttcctacCAAAATATTAGTCTTTCTACTGAGCCATAGGCATTAAGATTCATTTCACTTGCATAGCTCAGCAAGTTGGTCATCAGTTCTAATGCTAAAGTTTTGGGCTGTTTCTGGTTCTGCATTCACTTAAAGTTATtgaaatatgaaagaaataattaaatagtTTTATCATTTTTCTATACCACATGTCACAAGAGTTTGTTTATAGcaagtatctctctctctgtggccctggctagcctggagctcactatgcagTGGCTTTACTTGAACTtgcactgatcctcctgccactATTTTGGAGTGATGGAATTACAGGTACATTTCACCAAGGTACTCTGCTTAGTGCAACAGGTTTGATGTAGTGTGTCCTAATCCATTCATTGTTGAACCTTCCGTCATGGTCATAAACATTTCTCATCATGATCACACAAATTTCTGTATCTCCATTTGTAGCAATATTGTACTCAGCAATGCAGTTCCATATTTCTGTGGTGGATGCTCTGATTTTCATATAGTATACAGTGTACTTTTACTTTAGATTAATTACTGACCATTCCATTTATTGTAATACATACTGATTTTGAACTGTAACTGTTCACAATtgtgaaccaagatggcttctaaTTAAACATGGCTTTTGGTTTTAGAATCTACAGGCTATTAAGTGTTGTCGCCGAAAAGCTATTATTGAGGAAGCCAGAAAGCTAATGGACTACTTGGAAAAGAGAGTTACTGAAGAAACTGTaagtagaatatttttaaatggagtaTTAGGATTAATTTGAGCATTAAATttctttcctaaaatatatgtcgtatatatacacacaaatattaatTAGATGTTTAATACCACCAAGGTTCACGTAAACAAGCAGGAAGCAAAGGATGGTGTTCAATCATCACTTCTATCCCTGCTAATCTCGTAACACCTGGAAGAAAGAAGCTCAACCACCATGAAATGACTTCATGATATTTCTAAATCTATGGTGACATGACACTGCTATTGTAGTGATTATCAATTCCTTGTTCACATCTCTGAGGGGTCAGAAAAACTTTACTGAGAATGTTTTGTTTGTGGAATTTATCGCACATGTAGTATGGGATCATCAGGGATATTATATATGAGGTCTCGTGTACAGTTAAAGCTTGCGTCCTGTGATTTCCTGTATGGATACCCTGGGAAATCCTTACTTGGGAACGTTTGATTTAATAAACATGAAATAGTTTCAGACTTGTTGGCATGAGTCATTTAATTgcattctctttctgacatcccTGACGTTTCACCCCTTCTCAGACAGACATGGCCCCATGCCATGTGGAGgtgtgctgtcacctgtgttcCTGCATGGGGCCAGTGTAGTCCAGGCCACTTGTCTCATTGTGTCCCGTTGTGTAGAAGCATTGAAAACAGGCTGTGTTCAGCCTCCCCCATTTTCTCCAAGTTGAATTGCATTCCTCCAGACTGAATGAGGGCTTCCCTGCTGGGATCATTTTACTGTCTAAAGTTTGCATTATCTAGAAGAACTTCCCCCTTTGTGCAAACTACCTGTAACCCTGTGGGCCTTTAgtattatttctttaataatcATTAATCATAATAAAATGTTGTATTATTAGCAGCTTTGAATGTCTCCTACTTGAAATATTCTGCCTATCTTTACCATATATGGATACTGTCCATAGTGTTTCTCCAGTGttgaattctattttatttctctgtctctctgtctctgtctctgtgtgtgtgtgtgtgtgtgtgtgtgtgtgtgtgtgtgtgtgtgtgtataaatgttcgTTTAtgtgagttttgattttacctgaTTACTGGGATTTGTGACAGCTAACCAGGGGGTGATGGCTGGGAATAGGAGCAGAATCCACAGCAAGAGATGTTGGGTGGTCGATGCAGGGGGACCATGGAGACCTTGGGGGCCGGGAAACGGTGTTACTAGAACACAACCAGCGCTAGTGTGGGTTGCTTTCAcgcaacagaacaacaacaacaacaacaacaacaactaagaCTTCTCACCTCCCTGAGCAGAGGACTTGGCTCTAACATTACATATCTTGGTGatctttttctcctcaaactgtacattttatgTCTCTTTTAGTCCCGCTTGTTCCCTTTCCTTGTAGATCTGTATACCAGTGATTATTAATGACATATCACAGTCAATACTAGGTTACCTTGAAATCTCATCTGGCAAGAATGTTAGTCTAAAACCCCTCAATTTATCCTCTGGTACTTTTTTTTTGACAAGGGCAGAAAGCTGTGACACTCTTTGCCAACATATCAAGAATGGTCTCCACAGCATATGCTATTGTTCCTCTCTGAACCTCTTAAACTGATCCTGCATAGTCTATATTGCACTAAGCACTGCTGTATTCTGTGCTCCTACTAGGATAGCCTATTAAGCCTCACAAACTCATCCCCAAGCTATACCTGACTAAGACTATTCCTTTTACTTCCCTTGCTTCCAATGCTTCAGAATCAAAACACAGAGAGAACTAGCAGAGTTGAACATCCCTGTAAACTACTATTCTTTATTCTAAGCCACAATAAAAGCTCTCAGACTCtgataaaaaaaatccaagaatcaGGTCAGTCATAGGTGTtgcaggagagagagatgagagagagagagggacagagagagagggagggagggagggagagagagagagagagagagagagagagagagagaggagttcaTTAAGAGGACAAGCCTTCATTTTCTAAAGGGACAGAGGGGTTCAGTCTTCTTGAAAAGACTGACACCCAGCTAGCTCACTCTAGTCACTTTTTTCAAATATCATACAATGTTAATTGGGGCTAGGAATAGTTCTAGCTGCCAAAGTTTTCTTGCCCTTGCTGTCCATGAGAGCAGACAACAACACAATCTCAATACCCCTTGGCCATGGCAAGCCATAATCAAAAGTAAGAACTCCAGGTTTGCCAGGAATGTTTTAGGAACAACGTTAGTGCAATGCATGATCTCAAGTATCACCAAGTGCATATTCTCTATAAGGCAACACTTCATCGAGGTTCAAAAAGTCTCAAAATGATTTCTCAGCCTCTACTAATGGATCCAAACTTTTGCTGAAACATTGTACTCAAAACCAGGCACAAAGGCTTTAggaaccattttcattcaaagccAGACATAAAGGCTTTACTATACATTATCACTACAAGACTCCTTAGTGATAAGTTATTTCTTTGCCAGTAAAATGAGTCCATTTAAGCCAGATTAGTGTACacataaaggcaggtttattggcaACCTGCTTGTGTTCACTGGTCTGAAGAAAAGAAGCCAGGAAAGTCACCATGAGGAGGGAGACAgatgagagggggaagagagagagagagagagcatgcacacagagggagagaagagagaagggaagagagacaaAAATGTCTGGCTTATATAGGAAAGTGCCTCTGGGGGAGGGGAATCACAGCCCCTGGTCTAAAACATTCAGGGTAGAGAGCAGGGTATACCAGGTACGGACTGAGGGATGCTGCGAGAACTTGGAGGCCAGGTCCACTTTAGTATGCTAAATATGCACCTCAGCTGTTTGTCCAGGGTCTGAAACCCAACACTTAGCAGCAGGCAAACTCCAAAATAGGAGAAAGCTAGATCTCTAGACATCAGAAAAAGGGAATTTCAACTTTATTTGGAAAGGTAAATGTTGTTTCTGTGACAATCAGTACATTCTGGTCAAACACACAGCAAAGAAACTATTTGACTATGCCTCAAGAATTAGACAGCAGACATTATTAGAGTCAAGACAGATGGGTTTCAAGGTCCTTATAAGATCTCCTTGATCATATCTATTGTCACACCATTAACTATTTTGAGTCTTGCATCTTAGACCCTTTTCTAATCTGCCTCTAATTCAATTCAACCAGAACAATGTCCAGCATGCTCCACAGACTCGTGTGGATCACCTATTTTATGAATACAAAATACCAGCTCATGACTCAAGAATCAGCAACTGACCAATTTTCAGGAGATGAAGTGGGAAGAAGGCTTGAAAATGCTCCAATTCGGGAGGAAgcagcaaaaaaagaaaagccaggtcACAGATGCTGCTGTTGCAGGGTGTGTTAGCTAAACCCCTCTGCAGCTTTTTTCTCCTACCAGGTATTGAAGATAAGCTCTCAGATAAGGTACGGCAACAAGATCAGCTTCCTGCCACCCAGTTTCAAGGTAATCAGATTAATGGCCATATATCCTATGTAATACCTTTGCTAAGCTCCTAGCATGTAACAGCCCCAAAACACATGCTCCTTCTAGTAAGGCCTTGTGCCTAGTCAGACACCATCCCTTTTAAAGTCTATAAAGGTAAGGACTTTCCTTTGTTCTAAAGGTTTTGTTGGATGGATATCCTATCCCAGCTTCTTCTGCTGTTGGTGGCCTATGTTGTTAATGGATATTTCGGCCTATGTTGTTAATTGATATTTCacctaaacaaacaagaaaaaaataataaattacagCATATGATGTTGAAAATGTAGGAAAGGAGGACCATATATACACTACTGTTCACCATTTAACCACTATGAAAGTTGGTaaggaggtttttaaaaaacGTACAAGTATCTCTGTCACAGGACCTAGCAATATGATACTTTATCTATATTCTGAATGATGTGGTTGATTGAAGAAAGAGGGTCACTTTAGGATGTAATTAAGCACCAGCGAGGAACAGTCTCAATGAACTGAACCTCAAACAGCCTCACAAAAGTATATTTATTGATTGTTGCCACGGGCCACCCCAGTCGGGTGTGTAGGGGGGTGTCTCTGGAATGAGGATCCTcgaagctaggtgggtaaggatttggcggtgacaaacagaaacaaacacagaggcaattTGAATCTGAGTttattttgcagctctcaagcaggggtTTTTATACATAAAGGAAACAAATATTACAACTCTTAGAAGATGTGTTCAGTGAAACAGTCACAAATACCATCATTATCATTTGGCACAGTAGCACACAAAAGTCAAGCAAACATTACAACTCTGAGAAgatgtattcagtgaatcacaaacagaacaggtaacatcattcATTATTAATAGGAATCATCCAAGCGTTACAACtctaaaaggatgtattcagtggggcagtgtcttagtcagaatttctattcctgcacaaacatcatgaccaagaagcagtttggggaggaaagggtttattcggcttacacttccatactgctgttcatcaccagggaagtcaggactggaactcaagcagggcagggagcaggagctgatgcagaggccatggagggatgttctttactggcttgcttcccctggcttgctcagcctgctctcttatagaacaaagactaccagcccagagatggcaccacctacaaggagcctttcccccttgatcactaattgagaaaatggcttacagttggatctcatggaagcatttcctcaactgaagctcctttctctgtgataactccagctgtgtc includes:
- the Xlr4c gene encoding X-linked lymphocyte-regulated 4C (The RefSeq protein has 2 substitutions compared to this genomic sequence), with the translated sequence MASKIKGRPPKQPKVTPALPSNDSQQLHENNPGNNLALETCGESSSSHGTGGPKPGPSKKTLNERKRKYGVSVNKTVQNIEWNVDHFLKVQHERRQELYKDYSHQFLTLVMMWNIDVDQIKKQAGKLSDILDEQQKLFQQFQSIHMQKIEEFKELCDRHLKNLQAIKCCRRKAIIEEARKLMDYLEKRVTEETVHVNKQEAKDGVQSSLLSLLFS